One window of the Halobacillus litoralis genome contains the following:
- a CDS encoding sensor histidine kinase gives MIRTYLLERSSWILLFSGLQVLALLVALVDTTIPVTSMLYYVFLSIIIFIIFLFVRYRKETPFYVAIDQREHDLDLTTIPESDSPFERIIETNVSDQMEHLKQELAHNQGYLEQEKDELLSWIHEVKTPLTAMRLIIDRLDDYKLKSQLTYEWLRIHLLLDQQLHQKRIPFIENDLYIEEVELEALLFNEIKSLKSWCMQKGIGFDIDLEVESVLSDSKWLAFIVRQLLTNAVKYSDATDIAITSFTKDGRSCLQVKDQGRGIDPRDISRIFEKGFTSTTQHQDSAATGMGLYLTDRIRKALKIHIKVDSELGAGTTFTLIFPEQNEFTKIRSM, from the coding sequence ATGATCCGCACCTATCTATTAGAAAGAAGCAGCTGGATATTACTTTTCTCAGGGCTGCAGGTGCTTGCCTTGTTAGTTGCCCTCGTCGATACGACCATCCCTGTCACCTCGATGCTATATTATGTCTTTTTATCAATCATCATTTTCATCATTTTCCTATTCGTCCGTTACCGGAAAGAAACTCCGTTTTACGTGGCGATCGATCAGCGTGAACACGACCTTGATCTGACGACAATACCGGAATCGGACAGTCCATTTGAGAGAATCATCGAGACGAATGTCAGTGATCAAATGGAGCATTTGAAGCAGGAGCTTGCTCACAATCAAGGTTATTTGGAGCAGGAAAAAGATGAGCTTCTCTCCTGGATCCACGAAGTGAAGACGCCTTTGACAGCGATGCGGCTGATCATCGACCGGCTCGATGATTATAAGCTGAAGTCCCAACTGACTTATGAGTGGCTGCGGATCCACCTGCTTCTCGATCAACAGCTCCACCAGAAAAGGATTCCCTTCATTGAAAACGACCTCTATATAGAGGAAGTTGAACTCGAGGCTCTGCTTTTCAATGAAATCAAATCACTGAAGTCATGGTGCATGCAAAAGGGAATCGGCTTTGATATAGATTTGGAAGTCGAAAGCGTCCTCAGTGATAGCAAGTGGCTTGCCTTCATCGTGCGCCAACTGCTGACGAATGCGGTTAAATATAGTGATGCTACAGATATTGCTATCACAAGTTTTACAAAGGACGGACGAAGCTGCCTGCAAGTGAAGGATCAGGGCCGGGGGATAGACCCGCGTGACATATCCCGTATTTTTGAAAAAGGGTTCACTTCTACAACGCAGCATCAGGATAGTGCTGCCACCGGGATGGGACTCTATTTGACCGATCGTATTCGCAAAGCCTTGAAGATACACATTAAGGTCGATTCTGAACTTGGAGCAGGCACTACTTTTACACTCATTTTTCCAGAACAGAACGAATTCACGAAAATCAGAAGCATGTGA
- a CDS encoding response regulator transcription factor, with product MFKLLLIEDDRTLFQEIEERLSQWSYEVYGVEDFNRVMETFTKTEPALVIIDIQLPKFDGFHWCRMIREHSNVPIIFLSSRDHPTDMVMSMNLGADDFIQKPFHFDVLVAKIQAILRRVYNYNTETNELKTWLGATIDYERNRVTNDQGAIDLTKNEVLILKQLIEKKSKVVSREELINRLWEDERFVSDNTLTVNVNRLRKKLTDIGLEQAIETKVGQGYVAKEQMEP from the coding sequence TTGTTCAAGCTCTTACTGATTGAAGACGACCGGACATTATTCCAGGAAATCGAAGAACGGTTATCCCAATGGTCCTATGAGGTGTATGGAGTTGAGGATTTCAACAGGGTGATGGAAACCTTTACGAAAACCGAACCAGCGCTCGTCATCATCGATATCCAGCTCCCGAAGTTCGATGGTTTCCACTGGTGCCGGATGATTCGCGAGCACTCCAATGTGCCGATCATTTTCCTCTCCTCACGTGACCACCCGACAGATATGGTGATGTCCATGAATTTAGGGGCTGACGATTTTATCCAGAAACCGTTCCATTTCGATGTGCTCGTCGCCAAAATCCAAGCCATCCTCCGCCGTGTTTATAATTACAACACAGAAACGAACGAATTGAAGACATGGCTCGGTGCAACCATCGATTATGAACGGAACCGGGTGACAAATGACCAAGGAGCTATCGATTTAACAAAAAATGAAGTCTTGATCTTAAAACAGCTGATTGAAAAGAAAAGCAAGGTTGTCAGCAGGGAAGAATTGATCAACCGTCTGTGGGAGGACGAACGCTTTGTCAGTGATAATACGCTTACAGTCAATGTCAATCGTCTCCGCAAAAAACTTACAGACATCGGGTTGGAACAGGCAATTGAAACGAAGGTCGGCCAGGGGTATGTGGCGAAGGAGCAGATGGAGCCATGA
- a CDS encoding sigma factor-like helix-turn-helix DNA-binding protein, whose protein sequence is MDVTSSTVNHTLSVEEKVREDYLKLLRYCLFLTKDAWEGKDLAQESFSKALEKYEWSEIQPALLKKISYHCWVDQKRKQEKETLVSSPHLSGHTKKRGRDNSEIIERIVGRLSDKQLVSFVLKEAFQYKISEIAELLKMTDTGVKALLKRARTNVKDISEIERLQVLRTRQEEDLLYQTVIQTLTVQDPSLLIEKLPILLPPFRSTHRPSSPSNILSLAA, encoded by the coding sequence GTGGATGTAACATCGAGCACGGTCAATCATACGCTTTCTGTTGAAGAGAAGGTGAGGGAGGATTATCTTAAACTATTGCGCTACTGTCTTTTTCTCACCAAAGATGCTTGGGAAGGGAAAGATCTAGCCCAGGAGTCTTTTTCTAAAGCCTTAGAGAAGTATGAATGGAGTGAAATCCAACCAGCTCTTCTTAAAAAAATTTCTTACCACTGCTGGGTCGATCAAAAGCGGAAGCAGGAGAAAGAAACACTTGTTTCAAGTCCACATCTTAGTGGACATACAAAAAAGAGGGGGCGCGACAACTCTGAGATTATCGAGAGGATAGTTGGAAGGTTGTCAGACAAACAACTTGTCTCATTTGTTTTAAAAGAAGCCTTTCAGTATAAGATTTCAGAAATTGCAGAACTTCTGAAGATGACGGATACGGGTGTTAAAGCTTTGTTGAAGCGGGCCCGAACTAACGTAAAAGACATTTCAGAAATAGAAAGACTCCAAGTGCTGCGGACACGACAAGAAGAAGATCTGTTATACCAAACCGTGATTCAAACCCTGACCGTGCAGGACCCGTCTCTTTTAATTGAAAAGCTACCGATCCTGCTTCCACCTTTTCGAAGCACACATCGGCCTTCCTCCCCTTCGAACATCCTCTCTTTAGCAGCTTAA
- the clpP gene encoding ATP-dependent Clp endopeptidase proteolytic subunit ClpP: MNTIPYVIEQTSRGERSYDIYSRLLKDRIVMVSEEINDHMANSIVAQLLFLAADDPDKDISLYINSPGGSTSAGFSILDTMQYIQPDVRTICTGMAASFGAMLLLSGTKGKRFALPNSEIMIHQPLGGARGQAADIEISAKRIIKLRQQINEMIAERTGQPLKKVAEDTDRDYFMSASEAKEYGIVDEIIQKKKEA; encoded by the coding sequence ATGAATACCATCCCTTATGTAATTGAACAGACAAGTCGAGGGGAACGATCGTACGATATCTATTCACGTCTTTTGAAAGACCGCATAGTCATGGTGAGCGAAGAAATAAATGATCATATGGCGAACAGCATTGTAGCTCAGCTGCTGTTTTTGGCCGCTGATGATCCGGACAAAGATATTTCACTGTATATCAATAGCCCGGGAGGATCTACTTCCGCTGGGTTCTCCATTCTAGATACGATGCAGTATATCCAGCCTGACGTAAGGACGATTTGTACAGGAATGGCTGCATCATTCGGTGCGATGCTTTTATTGTCCGGGACGAAGGGGAAACGGTTCGCCTTGCCGAACAGTGAGATTATGATCCACCAGCCTCTTGGTGGTGCTCGGGGGCAGGCGGCAGATATAGAGATATCAGCGAAGAGAATCATCAAGCTCCGGCAGCAGATCAATGAAATGATAGCAGAACGGACCGGCCAGCCGTTGAAAAAAGTGGCGGAAGATACCGATCGTGATTATTTTATGAGTGCATCGGAAGCGAAGGAATATGGGATTGTCGATGAGATCATTCAAAAGAAGAAAGAAGCGTAA
- a CDS encoding branched-chain amino acid aminotransferase has protein sequence MPLNIVESTHKKAKPESEQIPFGRTFTDHMFVMDYEADKGWHEPRIVPYEPLTLDPASMIFHYGQTVFEGLKAYRADDGRVLLFRPEKNFERLNLSSDRLSIPPIDEQEVMGYLEELVRLEKDWVPAFEGTSLYIRPFIIGTEPSLAVAPSKSYKFMIILSPVGPYFSGGIKPVTINVEDQFTRAVKGGTGMAKTAGNYSSGYQAQAKAAQEGNADVLWLDGVEKRYIEEVGSMNIFFKIDGEVVTPALSGSILKGITRTSILELLKKWEVPVTERRISIAELYEAYEEGKVEEAFGTGTAAVISPVGELNWLGNKMVINDHEIGELSQKLYDTITGIQRGRKEDIHDWTVEI, from the coding sequence ATGCCATTGAATATAGTTGAAAGTACACACAAGAAAGCCAAGCCGGAAAGCGAACAGATTCCTTTTGGCCGAACATTCACAGACCATATGTTTGTCATGGACTATGAAGCAGACAAAGGCTGGCATGAACCGAGAATTGTCCCGTATGAACCATTGACGCTCGATCCAGCTTCTATGATTTTTCATTACGGCCAAACGGTGTTTGAAGGATTGAAAGCTTATCGCGCCGATGACGGACGCGTCCTTTTGTTCCGCCCGGAGAAGAACTTTGAACGTTTGAACCTCTCCAGCGACAGGTTGAGCATACCGCCGATCGATGAACAGGAAGTGATGGGATACCTGGAAGAGCTCGTCCGCTTAGAAAAAGACTGGGTCCCGGCATTTGAAGGTACGTCGTTATACATACGTCCGTTCATTATCGGCACAGAACCGAGCCTCGCTGTAGCTCCATCCAAATCCTATAAATTCATGATCATCCTGTCGCCTGTAGGTCCCTATTTTTCTGGGGGGATCAAACCGGTGACGATCAACGTCGAGGACCAGTTCACACGTGCAGTCAAGGGTGGTACAGGAATGGCGAAAACAGCAGGGAACTATTCCTCTGGTTACCAGGCTCAAGCAAAGGCTGCTCAAGAAGGGAATGCAGATGTGCTTTGGCTTGATGGTGTAGAGAAACGGTACATCGAAGAAGTGGGAAGCATGAACATCTTTTTCAAAATTGATGGAGAAGTTGTAACACCAGCCCTTAGCGGAAGCATTTTGAAGGGCATTACACGTACGTCAATCCTCGAGTTGTTGAAGAAGTGGGAAGTACCCGTGACCGAGCGGAGAATCTCCATTGCTGAACTCTATGAGGCATATGAAGAAGGAAAGGTGGAAGAAGCTTTCGGTACTGGGACAGCAGCTGTCATTTCACCTGTCGGGGAGCTGAATTGGCTTGGGAATAAGATGGTCATCAACGACCATGAGATAGGCGAACTATCACAAAAGCTCTACGATACGATTACGGGCATTCAGCGTGGCAGAAAAGAAGATATCCATGATTGGACGGTAGAAATATAA